One Actinomadura viridis genomic region harbors:
- a CDS encoding ring-opening amidohydrolase, which produces MPDPIEVRKIPIESVTDASGLARLIDDGVLEADRVLAVVGKTEGNGGVNDYTRLLADRAFREVLLARGTRTEEEVARVPLVWSGGTDGVLSPHATVFATVDPAAAPASDEPRLSVGVAMSDIIAPEDIGRPAMVETVAAGVREAMKIAGIDDPADVHYVQTKTPLLTLDTINDARSRGHDVVTEDTLKSMDISNSTTALGIAVALGEIEMPEAGRIHRDLSLYSSVASCSSGVELDRAQIVVVGNVRGIGGRYRAGHAVMRDALDADGIWAAIRSAGLGLPDRPHPDDLRGRLVNAFIKCEADPSGSVRGRRNIMLDDSDVHWHRQIKACVGGVAASVTGDPAVFVSVAAVHQGPSGGGTVAAIVEP; this is translated from the coding sequence TGGTGGGCAAGACCGAGGGCAACGGCGGCGTCAACGACTACACCCGGCTGCTGGCCGACCGGGCGTTCCGCGAGGTCCTGCTGGCCAGGGGCACCCGGACCGAGGAGGAGGTCGCGCGGGTCCCGCTGGTGTGGTCGGGCGGCACCGACGGCGTGCTCAGCCCGCACGCCACCGTCTTCGCCACCGTGGACCCGGCCGCGGCCCCCGCCTCCGACGAGCCCCGGCTGTCGGTCGGCGTCGCGATGAGCGACATCATCGCGCCCGAGGACATCGGCCGTCCCGCCATGGTGGAGACCGTCGCCGCGGGCGTCCGCGAGGCCATGAAGATCGCCGGGATCGACGATCCGGCCGACGTGCACTACGTCCAGACCAAGACCCCGCTGCTCACCCTCGACACCATCAACGACGCCAGATCGCGGGGCCACGACGTGGTCACCGAGGACACCCTGAAGTCCATGGACATCTCCAACTCCACCACCGCGCTCGGCATCGCCGTCGCGCTGGGCGAGATCGAGATGCCGGAGGCGGGGCGGATCCACCGGGACCTGTCCCTGTACTCCTCGGTCGCGTCCTGCTCCTCGGGCGTGGAGCTGGACCGGGCCCAGATCGTCGTGGTCGGCAACGTCCGCGGCATCGGCGGCCGGTACCGGGCCGGGCACGCGGTGATGCGCGACGCCCTGGACGCCGACGGCATCTGGGCGGCGATCCGCTCGGCCGGGCTCGGCCTGCCCGACCGGCCGCACCCCGACGACCTGCGCGGCCGGCTGGTCAACGCGTTCATCAAGTGCGAGGCCGACCCGAGCGGCTCGGTCCGGGGCCGCCGCAACATCATGCTGGACGACTCCGACGTGCACTGGCATCGCCAGATCAAGGCGTGCGTCGGCGGCGTGGCCGCGTCCGTCACCGGTGACCCCGCCGTCTTCGTGTCCGTCGCCGCCGTCCACCAGGGCCCCTCCGGCGGCGGGACGGTGGCGGCGATCGTCGAGCCCTGA